Proteins found in one Zea mays cultivar B73 chromosome 1, Zm-B73-REFERENCE-NAM-5.0, whole genome shotgun sequence genomic segment:
- the LOC103642659 gene encoding uncharacterized protein isoform X2, with the protein MESAHKSGGGSAPGAGAGGEGVLCHACGYQYPNGHPSAKQRRAHRKHCGKPASAAAAAEGSGEHEASELLLGEVGAGAAECGGGSPGSAHEHGDAAEGGDSADPSGNGAGHRVVGDTSAEDCLISGSSVLSEITSESSRTDDGTLTTVATQYSEKGSSTEDGDPSDPAVGSEQIQDVPTSVVPAEPEDRAKFSSEISESEIQNPSIVRPESDAAGGGTSELTDDVARQQDEVAVTGEDAVFDAIDGSKSSERNSVQGDELNLSCQDILQTETGGGHSSTVVEEDSGSKDPTASDGQEILIEETEPNQQSKHALTGSFEKVPDIESVGSSAEKSVGTGDDLLQSGKGACHSEIPVDIIAQLQLDPTSGTADHPAISKGADNFEGQHYHTTDESIGAIPSTFEPAVGAKVVSVDVTADLTEDVCSSDITIDDGMQENVTSGTIVPSQVDILDSSPSATAHEVNIVGSINDDDEKSQDGKSSADLASYEVKEMVVKDNFEEKQQTKEVIVDPTPHEANNFPSTDNHEENEQNKEIVADTTSHKISAVQSMGSTEEKEHIEDFIAKLASEEIIFTSNRDIVEQQDETDMKTNYEIDRARNLEATEEIAAGGESNTGTITDVVEDKFPNEEITLGTISLNMADSSVKEEKMHDEEVNEDLDSRDDIMVHGPDNVKEKMCEETMSGPTLDKFSLPTSTDSPEEGNKDESTRADPMSHETNVAQTSDGADEEKKIRELAVDPTSSIGTMGNIGNAEDKKPSEETTTDPRPVENTTTQGTEDATDPKPVENTTPQGTEDADSSKQNENTASVGGVEGKKQGEETTADPRSVENTTVEGKKQGEETTADPRSVENTTAQGTEDAESSKQNENTNVMEEERVTVEDTTSREISAIESTDDLKGKATNENEEIADKEMVTDSDKNHVSLKVLLADKNVEAKEKEKKATSAKDRVLSFRRRVSKDNVSPPVKPGSPTKDKDGSGQQDWNSPARLPVEKKPKGRKQQWVPFICCSSVQ; encoded by the exons ATGGAGAGCGCCCACAAGAGCGGAGGCGGAAGCGCGCCCG GAGCGGGAGCCGGAGGGGAGGGCGTCCTGTGCCACGCGTGCGGGTACCAGTACCCGAACGGGCACCCGAGCGCCAAGCAGCGGCGCGCGCACCGGAAGCACTGCGGCAAGCCGGCGtccgccgcggcggcggcggagggctCCGGGGAGCACGAGGCCAGCGAGCTGCTTCTAG GTGAGGTCGGAGCCGGCGCGGCGGAATGCGGCGGCGGTTCGCCTGGATCTGCGCACGAGCACGGGGACGCGGCGGAGGGAGGGGACAGCGCAG ATCCTTCAGGTAATGGTGCTGGGCATCGAGTCGTTGGAGACACATCTGCTGAAGATTGCCTCATCAGTGGCAGTAGCGTTCTTTCTGAAATCACATCTGAGTCCAGCAGGACTGATGATGGTACTCTGACTACAGTGGCTACACAGTACTCTGAAAAAGGATCATCTACTGAGGATGGGGATCCATCTGATCCAGCAGTTGGTTCTGAACAGATCCAGGACGTTCCTACGTCTGTTGTTCCAGCAGAGCCTGAAGACCGTGCTAAATTCAGTTCTGAAATCTCTGAATCTGAAATACAGAACCCGAGTATTGTGCGTCCGGAATCAGACGCAGCTGGAGGTGGAACTTCTGAACTGACGGATGATGTAGCCAGACAGCAGGATGAGGTTGCCGTGACTGGGGAAGATGCTGTGTTCGACGCCATAGATGGAAGCAAATCTAGTGAAAGGAATTCTGTGCAAGGTGATGAGCTTAATCTCTCCTGTCAAGATATACTACAAACGGAGACTGGTGGGGGGCACAGTAGCACTGTAGTGGAGGAAGATTCAGGTAGCAAGGATCCTACTGCAAGTGACGGCCAAGAAATCCTGATCGAAGAAACTGAACCAAATCAGCAGAGCAAGCATGCGTTAACTGGCTCATTTGAGAAAGTCCCTGACATTGAGTCTGTTGGGTCTTCTGCTGAGAAATCTGTCGGTACAGGTGATGACTTGCTTCAATCTGGTAAAGGTGCTTGCCACTCAGAAATACCAGTCGATATCATAGCTCAGCTGCAACTTGACCCTACCTCTGGAACGGCAGATCATCCGGCAATCTCCAAAGGGGCAGACAATTTTGAAGGACAACATTATCATACAACAG ATGAAAGCATCGGAGCAATACCAAGTACATTTGAACCTGCTGTTGGTGCCAAAGTTGTATCAGTTGATGTCACTGCTGACCTTACAGAGGATGTTTGTTCGTCTGACATAACAATAGATGACGGCATGCAGGAAAATGTGACAAGTGGTACTATTGTACCATCTCAAGTTGATATACTGGATTCGAGTCCTTCCGCTACAGCACATGAAGTCAACATTGTCGGTAGCATAAACGATGATGACGAAAAGAGTCAGGATGGAAAAAGCAGTGCAGATCTTGCTTCATACGAGGTAAAAGAGATGGTTGTCAAGGATAACTTTGAAGAAAAGCAGCAGACCaaagaggtcattgtagatcccacTCCACATGAAGCCAACAACTTTCCCAGTACCGATAATCACGAGGAAAATGAGCAGAACAAAGAAATTGTTGCAGACACCACTTCACACAAGATAAGTGCTGTACAAAGCATGGGTAGTactgaagaaaaggaacatattgAAGATTTCATTGCGAAACTGGCTTCTGAAGAGATCATTTTTACAAGTAACAGAGATATTGTCGAGCAGCAGGATGAGACTGATATGAAAACAAACTATGAAATAGACAGGGCACGCAACTTAGAAGCTACTGAAGAAATTGCTGCTGGTGGTGAGAGTAACACGGGAACCATCACAGATGTTGTTGAAGACAAATTCCCTAATGAAGAAATTACTTTAGGCACTATCTCTCTTAACATGGCAGACAGCAGCGTTAAGGAGGAAAAGATGCATGACGAAGAAGTGAACGAGGATCTAGATTCTCGTGATGATATTATGGTACATGGTCCTGATAATGTCAAAGAGAAGATGTGTGAGGAGACCATGTCAGGTCCCACCTTAGACAAGTTCAGTTTGCCTACATCTACTGACAGTCCTGAAGAGGGTAATAAGGACGAAAGCACGCGTGCAGACCCTATGTCGCACGAGACCAATGTGGCGCAAACCAGCGATGGTGCTGATGAAGAGAAGAAGATCAGGGAGCTTGCTGTTGACCCTACTTCCAGCATTGGTACCATGGGCAACATAGGCAACGCTGAAGACAAGAAGCCGAGTGAAGAAACTACAACAGATCCTAGACCTGTTGAGAACACCACAACACAAGGCACAGAGGACGCGACAGATCCTAAACCTGTTGAGAACACCACACCACAAGGCACAGAAGACGCGGATAGCAGCAAGCAGAATGAAAACACTGCGAGCGTAGGTGGCGTTGAAGGCAAGAAGCAGGGTGAAGAAACTACAGCGGATCCTAGATCCGTCGAAAACACCACAGTTGAAGGCAAGAAGCAGGGTGAAGAAACTACAGCGGATCCTAGATCCGTCGAAAACACCACAGCACAGGGCACAGAGGATGCAGAAAGCAGCAAGCAGAATGAGAACACAAATGTCATGGAAGAAGAAAGGGTGACGGTGGAAGATACAACCTCAAGGGAGATCAGCGCCATAGAAAGCACAGATGACCTGAAGGGCAAGGCTACCAACGAGAACGAAGAGATAGCCGACAAGGAAATGGTCACCGACTCAGACAAGAACCATGTCTCGCTGAAGGTCCTCCTCGCGGACAAGAACGTGGAAGCGaaagagaaggagaagaaggcgaCTAGCGCCAAGGACCGGGTGCTGTCGTTCAGGCGCCGGGTATCCAAGGACAACGTGTCGCCGCCGGTGAAGCCAGGCTCGCCAACCAAAGACAAAGATGGCTCAGGGCAGCAGGACTGGAACTCCCCGGCCAGGTTGCCCGTCGAGAAGAAACCCAAGGGGAGGAAACAGCAATGGGTACCGTTTATTTGCTGCTCGTCGGTACAGTAA
- the LOC103642659 gene encoding protein FYV8 isoform X5: protein MESAHKSGGGSAPDPSGNGAGHRVVGDTSAEDCLISGSSVLSEITSESSRTDDGTLTTVATQYSEKGSSTEDGDPSDPAVGSEQIQDVPTSVVPAEPEDRAKFSSEISESEIQNPSIVRPESDAAGGGTSELTDDVARQQDEVAVTGEDAVFDAIDGSKSSERNSVQGDELNLSCQDILQTETGGGHSSTVVEEDSGSKDPTASDGQEILIEETEPNQQSKHALTGSFEKVPDIESVGSSAEKSVGTGDDLLQSGKGACHSEIPVDIIAQLQLDPTSGTADHPAISKGADNFEGQHYHTTDESIGAIPSTFEPAVGAKVVSVDVTADLTEDVCSSDITIDDGMQENVTSGTIVPSQVDILDSSPSATAHEVNIVGSINDDDEKSQDGKSSADLASYEVKEMVVKDNFEEKQQTKEVIVDPTPHEANNFPSTDNHEENEQNKEIVADTTSHKISAVQSMGSTEEKEHIEDFIAKLASEEIIFTSNRDIVEQQDETDMKTNYEIDRARNLEATEEIAAGGESNTGTITDVVEDKFPNEEITLGTISLNMADSSVKEEKMHDEEVNEDLDSRDDIMVHGPDNVKEKMCEETMSGPTLDKFSLPTSTDSPEEGNKDESTRADPMSHETNVAQTSDGADEEKKIRELAVDPTSSIGTMGNIGNAEDKKPSEETTTDPRPVENTTTQGTEDATDPKPVENTTPQGTEDADSSKQNENTASVGGVEGKKQGEETTADPRSVENTTVEGKKQGEETTADPRSVENTTAQGTEDAESSKQNENTNVMEEERVTVEDTTSREISAIESTDDLKGKATNENEEIADKEMVTDSDKNHVSLKVLLADKNVEAKEKEKKATSAKDRVLSFRRRVSKDNVSPPVKPGSPTKDKDGSGQQDWNSPARLPVEKKPKGRKQQWVPFICCSSVQ from the exons ATGGAGAGCGCCCACAAGAGCGGAGGCGGAAGCGCGCCCG ATCCTTCAGGTAATGGTGCTGGGCATCGAGTCGTTGGAGACACATCTGCTGAAGATTGCCTCATCAGTGGCAGTAGCGTTCTTTCTGAAATCACATCTGAGTCCAGCAGGACTGATGATGGTACTCTGACTACAGTGGCTACACAGTACTCTGAAAAAGGATCATCTACTGAGGATGGGGATCCATCTGATCCAGCAGTTGGTTCTGAACAGATCCAGGACGTTCCTACGTCTGTTGTTCCAGCAGAGCCTGAAGACCGTGCTAAATTCAGTTCTGAAATCTCTGAATCTGAAATACAGAACCCGAGTATTGTGCGTCCGGAATCAGACGCAGCTGGAGGTGGAACTTCTGAACTGACGGATGATGTAGCCAGACAGCAGGATGAGGTTGCCGTGACTGGGGAAGATGCTGTGTTCGACGCCATAGATGGAAGCAAATCTAGTGAAAGGAATTCTGTGCAAGGTGATGAGCTTAATCTCTCCTGTCAAGATATACTACAAACGGAGACTGGTGGGGGGCACAGTAGCACTGTAGTGGAGGAAGATTCAGGTAGCAAGGATCCTACTGCAAGTGACGGCCAAGAAATCCTGATCGAAGAAACTGAACCAAATCAGCAGAGCAAGCATGCGTTAACTGGCTCATTTGAGAAAGTCCCTGACATTGAGTCTGTTGGGTCTTCTGCTGAGAAATCTGTCGGTACAGGTGATGACTTGCTTCAATCTGGTAAAGGTGCTTGCCACTCAGAAATACCAGTCGATATCATAGCTCAGCTGCAACTTGACCCTACCTCTGGAACGGCAGATCATCCGGCAATCTCCAAAGGGGCAGACAATTTTGAAGGACAACATTATCATACAACAG ATGAAAGCATCGGAGCAATACCAAGTACATTTGAACCTGCTGTTGGTGCCAAAGTTGTATCAGTTGATGTCACTGCTGACCTTACAGAGGATGTTTGTTCGTCTGACATAACAATAGATGACGGCATGCAGGAAAATGTGACAAGTGGTACTATTGTACCATCTCAAGTTGATATACTGGATTCGAGTCCTTCCGCTACAGCACATGAAGTCAACATTGTCGGTAGCATAAACGATGATGACGAAAAGAGTCAGGATGGAAAAAGCAGTGCAGATCTTGCTTCATACGAGGTAAAAGAGATGGTTGTCAAGGATAACTTTGAAGAAAAGCAGCAGACCaaagaggtcattgtagatcccacTCCACATGAAGCCAACAACTTTCCCAGTACCGATAATCACGAGGAAAATGAGCAGAACAAAGAAATTGTTGCAGACACCACTTCACACAAGATAAGTGCTGTACAAAGCATGGGTAGTactgaagaaaaggaacatattgAAGATTTCATTGCGAAACTGGCTTCTGAAGAGATCATTTTTACAAGTAACAGAGATATTGTCGAGCAGCAGGATGAGACTGATATGAAAACAAACTATGAAATAGACAGGGCACGCAACTTAGAAGCTACTGAAGAAATTGCTGCTGGTGGTGAGAGTAACACGGGAACCATCACAGATGTTGTTGAAGACAAATTCCCTAATGAAGAAATTACTTTAGGCACTATCTCTCTTAACATGGCAGACAGCAGCGTTAAGGAGGAAAAGATGCATGACGAAGAAGTGAACGAGGATCTAGATTCTCGTGATGATATTATGGTACATGGTCCTGATAATGTCAAAGAGAAGATGTGTGAGGAGACCATGTCAGGTCCCACCTTAGACAAGTTCAGTTTGCCTACATCTACTGACAGTCCTGAAGAGGGTAATAAGGACGAAAGCACGCGTGCAGACCCTATGTCGCACGAGACCAATGTGGCGCAAACCAGCGATGGTGCTGATGAAGAGAAGAAGATCAGGGAGCTTGCTGTTGACCCTACTTCCAGCATTGGTACCATGGGCAACATAGGCAACGCTGAAGACAAGAAGCCGAGTGAAGAAACTACAACAGATCCTAGACCTGTTGAGAACACCACAACACAAGGCACAGAGGACGCGACAGATCCTAAACCTGTTGAGAACACCACACCACAAGGCACAGAAGACGCGGATAGCAGCAAGCAGAATGAAAACACTGCGAGCGTAGGTGGCGTTGAAGGCAAGAAGCAGGGTGAAGAAACTACAGCGGATCCTAGATCCGTCGAAAACACCACAGTTGAAGGCAAGAAGCAGGGTGAAGAAACTACAGCGGATCCTAGATCCGTCGAAAACACCACAGCACAGGGCACAGAGGATGCAGAAAGCAGCAAGCAGAATGAGAACACAAATGTCATGGAAGAAGAAAGGGTGACGGTGGAAGATACAACCTCAAGGGAGATCAGCGCCATAGAAAGCACAGATGACCTGAAGGGCAAGGCTACCAACGAGAACGAAGAGATAGCCGACAAGGAAATGGTCACCGACTCAGACAAGAACCATGTCTCGCTGAAGGTCCTCCTCGCGGACAAGAACGTGGAAGCGaaagagaaggagaagaaggcgaCTAGCGCCAAGGACCGGGTGCTGTCGTTCAGGCGCCGGGTATCCAAGGACAACGTGTCGCCGCCGGTGAAGCCAGGCTCGCCAACCAAAGACAAAGATGGCTCAGGGCAGCAGGACTGGAACTCCCCGGCCAGGTTGCCCGTCGAGAAGAAACCCAAGGGGAGGAAACAGCAATGGGTACCGTTTATTTGCTGCTCGTCGGTACAGTAA